The DNA region CGACGTGGCCCGCCCCGAACTCGACGAACGCATCGCCCTGAGGGTCGACCGGATGTGGGCGGCCGGACTCGTCGACGAGGTCCGCGCCCTGGAGACACACGGCCTGCGCGAGGGGCGAACCGCGTCCCGGGCGCTCGGCTACCAGCAGGTGCTTGCCGCGCTGGCCCAGGAGTGCACCGAGGACGAAGCGCGGGCCGAGACCGTTCGCGCCACCAAGCGATTCGCCCGCCGTCAGGACTCGTGGTTCCGCCGCGACCCGCGGGTCCACTGGCTGAGTGGTGCCGCGGAACACCGCGGGGAACTCCCGCACCAGGCGCTGGCGTTGGTCAAACGAGCGGTTACAGCCTGATCACGTGATGGCATCGGGAAGCCCTGCCCGTCATTTCGGCGACCTGGAGCGTGCCATCATCGAGCATCGATCGACCAGTGGAGTCCGAGTTGGGAGGGCGCGTGGCGATGGAGGCCGGCCCTCGCGACACTGAACAAGACGCACCGGACGCGCTGCATGAGGCAGCAAGTCTGAGCCCCGACGGGCCGGACGAGCTCGAAGCGACCCCCGAGGTCGAGGTCGAGCTGCGGCCCGCGCGCAAGCTGCGGATCTGGCAGCTGGCACCGATCGTCATGCTCGCCGCGGTGGGGTCGCTGATGTTCGCCTTCCCGCTGGCCTTCGAGTTCGGCGACGGCGGCGCGGTCGTGGCCATGCTGGGCCTGCTGATCAGCTGCTGCGCCGCGGGCTGGGGCATGATGGCCGCCCGCCGCGTGGGATACACCTGGCCCGGGCTGCCGCAGCGTGGCTCGGGCGAGCGCTCCGACTGGCGGGTGATCGCCCTGTACGTCGCCGTCTGCGGCGCGCTGGTCGCACTGGCCGTCTGGCGCGTGGCACGGCTCCGCTGACGGCCGGAGCGGGCCCTTTCCGCAGGCCCTGCCGTCATGCCGGAGCCCGCGGGGGCGGGCCGGGGCCGCCGGTTGTCGGCGCCGTTTCGTACAGTTGCCCTGTGAGCACCTCGCAGATCGCCTTCCTCAAGGGTCACGGCACCGAGAACGACTTCGTGATCGTTCCCGACCCGGACAACGCCATCGACCTGCCCGCGTCCGTCGTCGCCCGGCTCTGCGACCGCCGCGCCGGTATCGGCGGTGACGGGCTGCTGCACGCCGTACGGTCCGCCGCGCACCCCGAGGCGCAGGCCATGGCGGGCGAGGCCGAGTGGTTCATGGACTACCGCAACGCGGACGGTTCGATCGCCGAGATGTGCGGCAACGGGGTACGGGTCTTCGCCGGATACCTCCAGCGCGCCGGGCACGTCGAGGAGGGCGACCTCGCCGTCGCGACCCGGGGCGGCGTGAAGAAGGTGCACATCGCCAAGGACGGCGCCATCACGGTCTCCATGGGGCGCGCGCTCCTCCCCGAGGACGGCGTCACGGTCAGTCTCGGCGGCCGGAGCTGGGGCGCCCGCAACGTGAACATGGGCAATCCCCACGCGGTCGCCTTCGTCGACGACCTGACCCACGCCGGCGATCTGCTCTCCGTACCGCCCTACAGCCCCGCAGCCGTCTACCCCGACGGCGTCAACATCGAATTCGTCGTGGACCGCGGACCGCGCCATGTCGCCATGCGGGTCCATGAGCGCGGCTCCGGCGAGACCCGCTCCTGCGGCACGGGTGCCTGCGCCGTGGCCGTCGCCGCGGCCCGCAGGGACGGCGCGGACCCCGCGGAGACCGGCACCCCTGTCACGTACACGGTCGATCTGCCCGGCGGCACCCTCGTGATCACCGAGCGGCCGGACGGCGAGATCGAGATGACCGGACCGGCTGTGATCGTCGCCGAAGGCCTGATCGACTCCTCCTGGCTCGAAACGGTGATCGGCTAGGGCCTCTCGTTTGGATCAGGCCGGATCAGGCACCGGGGCCCGCGAGCCCGGAATGATCCAAACGAAGGGCCCCGGACCTTCGCTCGAATGGGTGATCCCTTTCACGCTGGGCGAGAGCCGGACTCCGCCACGTGGTGGGCTCGGTAGCATCAAGCACCGGCCCGGAGGCGCGACCGCACCTTCCCACCGCCGGTCGACGTCGCCGGAGGTGCCCCGCATGAGCACAGAGGCCACCAGCCCAGGTGCCCCCATCCGCAGACGGGGCCGTCCCCGGATCGATCTGCGCAGGCTCGGGCGCGTCGCGCTGCTCGGCCCCGTCTCCCGCGACCGGCTGCCCGATGCCATCGGCCATGTCGCCGAGGCCCACCGGGCCCACCACCCGGACGCCGACCTCTCGATCCTGCACCGGGCCTACGTACTCGCGGAGTCCTCGCACCGCGGCCAGATGCGCAAGAGCGGCGAGCCGTACATCACGCACCCGCTCGCGGTCACGCTGATCCTCGCCCAGCTCGGCGCCGAGACGACGACACTCACCGCGTCGCTGCTCCACGACACCGTCGAGGACACCGACGTGACCCTCGATCAGGTACGGGACCAGTTCGGCAAAGAGGTCTGCTATCTCGTCGACGGCGTCACCAAACTCGAGAAGGTCGACTACGGAGCGGCTGCCGAACCGGAGACCTTCCGCAAGATGCTGGTCGCCACCGGGGACGACGTCCGGGTCATGTCCATCAAGCTCGCCGACCGGCTGCACAACATGCGCACCCTCGGCGTGATGCGTCCCGAGAAGCAGGCCAGGATCGCCAAGGTCACCCGCGACGTACTGATCCCGCTGGCCGAACGGCTCGGGGTGCAGGCCCTCAAGACCGAGCTGGAGGACCTCGTCTTCGCGATCCTCCACCCCGAGGAGTACGAACGGACCCGCGCGCTGATCGACGCCGCGTCGGCGCACCCGGACGGCTCCGGCGCCGCCCGTCAGGACCCGCTCGCGGCCATCGCCGAGAACGTCACGACGGTGCTGCGGGAGGCCGGCATCCCCGCCGAAGTCCTCATCAGGCCACGCCACTTCGTGTCCGTGCACCGGGTCGGCATCAAACGCGGCGAACTGCGCGGCACCGACTTCGGCCGACTGCTGGTGCTCGTCGGCGAGGACGCCGACTGCTATGCCGTGCTCGGAGAACTGCACACCTGCTTCACTCCGGTGATCTCCGAGTTCAAGGACTTCATCGCCGCCCCCAAGTTCAACCTGTACCAGTCACTGCACACCGCCGTCGTGGGCGAGGACGGGGCGGTCGCCGAAGTCCTCATCCGTACCCACCGGATGCACAAGGTTGCCGAGGCCGGAGTCATCGCCCTCGGCAATCCGTACGCCGCGGAGAGCGGCACCGGACCCCAGGCCGCCGAACCCGCCGACGGAGAGCGCGCCGACCCCACCCGGCCCGGCTGGCTCTCCCGGCTCCTCGAATGGCAGCAGTCCGCCCCGGACCCCGACACCTTCTGGACCACGCTCCGCGCCGACCTGGCCCAGGACCGGGAGATCACGGTCTTCCGGACCGACGGCGGCACGCTCGGGCTGCCCGCCGGAGCCAGCTGCGTCGACGCCGCCTACGCGCAGTACGGGGACGAAGCGCACAACTGCATCGGCGCCCGGGTCAACGGCCGCCTGGCCACCCTCGGCACCGTACTCAGCGACGGAGACACCGTGCAGTTGCTGCTCGCCGAGGACGCCGCCTCGGGCCCCTCGCCCGACTGGCTCGACCACGCCCGGACCCCCGCCGCCCGCATCGCCATCACCGGCTGGCTGGACGCCCACCCCGAGGACACCCGTGGCCCGCACGGCGGCCGGCCCGCGGAATCCGGGCCCGAGCAGCAGTCGCACGGCCACTCCAGGCCCGGACCGCAGCCGCAGGAGCCCGCAGGCACCGGGCCCGCCGCGGGCCGCGCCGCGAGCGCCGTGGTGGACCTGCCGGACGCCACCGTACGGCTCGCGGGCTGCTGCACCCCCGTACCCCCCGACGCCGTCACCGGATTCGTCGTGCGCGGCGGCGCCGTCACCGTGCACCGGCTGGAATGTCCCGCCGTCGCCCGGATGCGGTCCGTCGGCCGGTCGCCGGTCGGGGTGAGCTGGGGAGACGCCACCGAGTGCCGGGTCACGCTGGTCGCCGAGTCCTTCGGACGCCCCCGGCTGCTCGCCGATCTCACCGAGGCGATCGCGACGGCGGACGCGGCGATCGTCTCCGCCACCGTCGAACCGCCCAGCGAACAGCGTGTCAGGCACACCTACACCCTGCAGCTCCCCGACGCGGCCGGACTGCCGTCCCTGATGCGCGCCATGCGTGACGTGCCCGGGGTGTACGACGTGAGCCGGGCCCAGCACCCCGCGGCCACCGTCTGACTCCGCCGGCCGGAGCCATCCGCCACAGCGATCTCATTCGGGTGGCGCGGCGCGCGCCGCGCCTGCCCAGGGCGAAGTCGCTGGTAGCGGTAGTTCATGCCGTTCATCTCCCGCTGTCTGCGGGCCGCTCTGCTGGCCACCGCATCAGCCACCCTCGTCGCAGCCACCCTCCCCTCACCCGTGCCACTCGGCATCGGTGATCCGCTCTTCCCCCACCTCGGCAACCCCGGGTACGACGTCCGCGCCTACGACGTCGGAATGACCTACCACGGCGACAACAGCAAGCCGCTGGACGCCGTCACCAGGATTGACGCGCGGACCACCGAACCGCTCGACCGGATCAACCTCGACTTCACCCTGGGCACGGTCCGCACGGTCGAAGTCAACGGACTGCGCGCCGACTTCGCCCTCAAGGACGAGGACCTCGTCATCCAGCCACTGGGCCGGCTGCCTGCCGGGGTGCCGCTGCGCATCACCGTC from Streptomyces sp. NBC_01591 includes:
- the dapF gene encoding diaminopimelate epimerase; the encoded protein is MSTSQIAFLKGHGTENDFVIVPDPDNAIDLPASVVARLCDRRAGIGGDGLLHAVRSAAHPEAQAMAGEAEWFMDYRNADGSIAEMCGNGVRVFAGYLQRAGHVEEGDLAVATRGGVKKVHIAKDGAITVSMGRALLPEDGVTVSLGGRSWGARNVNMGNPHAVAFVDDLTHAGDLLSVPPYSPAAVYPDGVNIEFVVDRGPRHVAMRVHERGSGETRSCGTGACAVAVAAARRDGADPAETGTPVTYTVDLPGGTLVITERPDGEIEMTGPAVIVAEGLIDSSWLETVIG
- a CDS encoding RelA/SpoT family protein translates to MSTEATSPGAPIRRRGRPRIDLRRLGRVALLGPVSRDRLPDAIGHVAEAHRAHHPDADLSILHRAYVLAESSHRGQMRKSGEPYITHPLAVTLILAQLGAETTTLTASLLHDTVEDTDVTLDQVRDQFGKEVCYLVDGVTKLEKVDYGAAAEPETFRKMLVATGDDVRVMSIKLADRLHNMRTLGVMRPEKQARIAKVTRDVLIPLAERLGVQALKTELEDLVFAILHPEEYERTRALIDAASAHPDGSGAARQDPLAAIAENVTTVLREAGIPAEVLIRPRHFVSVHRVGIKRGELRGTDFGRLLVLVGEDADCYAVLGELHTCFTPVISEFKDFIAAPKFNLYQSLHTAVVGEDGAVAEVLIRTHRMHKVAEAGVIALGNPYAAESGTGPQAAEPADGERADPTRPGWLSRLLEWQQSAPDPDTFWTTLRADLAQDREITVFRTDGGTLGLPAGASCVDAAYAQYGDEAHNCIGARVNGRLATLGTVLSDGDTVQLLLAEDAASGPSPDWLDHARTPAARIAITGWLDAHPEDTRGPHGGRPAESGPEQQSHGHSRPGPQPQEPAGTGPAAGRAASAVVDLPDATVRLAGCCTPVPPDAVTGFVVRGGAVTVHRLECPAVARMRSVGRSPVGVSWGDATECRVTLVAESFGRPRLLADLTEAIATADAAIVSATVEPPSEQRVRHTYTLQLPDAAGLPSLMRAMRDVPGVYDVSRAQHPAATV